A stretch of Lathyrus oleraceus cultivar Zhongwan6 chromosome 6, CAAS_Psat_ZW6_1.0, whole genome shotgun sequence DNA encodes these proteins:
- the LOC127095436 gene encoding uncharacterized protein LOC127095436, translated as MSKLCILVVLALAVVATSARNVPAGEGGLKDEKTFGGFGGFSGTGNNGFPFGGVGTSRGGDAGGGGLDGIVGSSGGLGGIGSGGLGNGGIGGMGGDGLGGTGSDGLGGFGGPGGGGLGGPSGGGLGGSGGGVFPHP; from the coding sequence ATGAGTAAGTTGTGCATTTTGGTGGTTTTGGCTCTTGCTGTAGTTGCAACAAGTGCAAGAAATGTGCCTGCTGGAGAGGGTGGTTTGAAGGACGAAAAGACCTTTGGTGGGTTTGGTGGTTTTTCAGGAACTGGTAACAATGGTTTTCCTTTTGGAGGCGTAGGAACTAGCCGTGGTGGTGACGCTGGTGGTGGTGGACTGGATGGAATAGTAGGTAGTAGTGGTGGACTCGGCGGAATAGGAAGTGGTGGACTAGGCAATGGTGGTATCGGTGGAATGGGAGGTGATGGACTCGGTGGAACAGGAAGTGATGGACTCGGAGGATTCGGCGGGCCAGGCGGTGGTGGACTGGGTGGACCTAGCGGTGGTGGTCTAGGAGGTTCTGGTGGTGGTGTCTTTCCTCATCCTTGA